The sequence below is a genomic window from Lolium rigidum isolate FL_2022 unplaced genomic scaffold, APGP_CSIRO_Lrig_0.1 contig_49839_1, whole genome shotgun sequence.
TTTGCCGACAGTTTTTCAGTTATTTTCGAACGCAAAACACTTTGCAGTAGAGAAATATACGGCAATGGTGCCTATTCCAGTAGTGTAAATGGTTCAAAATAAAGCATAAACACCAAATTGCgagtaattttatttttattacagtactattttatttcacattgcataTGAAAGAAAAAGGTTTGTGCGTAGCTGGAATAATTGTTAATTTTTCGTGAGGTTGCTGGTGGCATGCAGCACCATGGTCTCAATAGTGAACCCGGGTCCAAAGCCCATCATCACACCCCACTCGCCACCCTCTCCGTCCTCCTCCATTCGCCGCCGTTGCTCATCGAGCACGAAGATGATCGTAGCACCAAGCATATTCCCATACTCTCTCAGCACACTCCGGCTCGCCGCCAACTTCCCCGGCTCCAACCGGAGAGCCTTTTCGATGTGGTCCAAGATTGCACGGAGGCCAGGGTGCACCGTCCAGAAGAGGTCGTTCCACTCCACGCCAACTCCAAGCTGCCCGAACGCATCAGACAGACATCGTTCCACGTTCTCCGCTGCTATCGGCACCAGCTCCCGCCTCAGAATGTGCCCGTCGAGACCAGCTTCCGTGAGCCGCATGGTGAGCACGTGATCGGTCCCCGGCACCACGGTCTGCGAGGCGGAAACCATCTCGAAGAGCGGGCGCTCGGCCGGGTAGAGCACGCTGGCGTCGGCGCCAATAATGACCGCGCCAGCGCCATCACCGAACGACGCCTGGCCGATGAGGGTGTGGGGGTAGTCCTCCTCTGGCCCGCGGAAGGAGACGATGGTGAGCTCGACGCAGGCCACTAGGACCCGCGCCCCGCGGTTGTTCTCGGCTATGTCCTTGGCGAGGCGCAGCGAAGCGGAACCGGCAGCGCAACCATTGAGCTGGAGCATCGTGCGAATGACGGACGGGCGGAGGCCGAGCAGGGAGGCCAGGCGGAGGTCGGCGCCCGGGGCGCCCGCGCACGAGCTGGTGCTTAGGATGAGGTGGGTGATGTCGGTGGCTGGACGGCCCCACTTGGCTATGGCCTTGGCCGCTGCTGATGCGGCTAGCTCTGGCGCCGCGGCAGCCGCGATCTCCAGACGGTCGTCGAGGGACGGCTGCCGGCGGTCGAGGAAATGAGGGTGTGCGTCGAGCAGCTCCTCCGTGTGGTGAAAGAAACGCTTCTCCGTGTCTGTCCTCTGACCTGAATGATGAATTAGGGTAGACCAACACATAGTAAGAGAGTGCTGGAGATctcaataataataaaaattgcaAGAAACTCTCTGCTTACACATTGTCTTGAGTTTCTGTTTGAGATCCGTGAGGTGCTCGCTCTTGGTGACTCGAAAATAGTAGTTCGGGTACTCCTCTTGGGACACGCAGTTGGACGGGTTCGCCGTGCCGATGGCCAGCACGGTCGCTGGACCGTCCGCGCGCTGcaaacgccggatttcggccatGGTGCTTGTCAGGGTACTGTTTGCCTTTGCCATTGCCATGATTTGGGAGCTAGCTGATTGACACACTATCTAACCTGTACATGCAGACGGAGGAAAAATTGATGGTATTATTAGAGTTGGTTTCCAAGTATGAAaacaatactccctccatctaaaaATATGAAGCGCCCTTTTAATTTCATTGGTCAACAATTTACAACTTTAACTATGATTTGTACTTCCAATTTGTTTAAAAAAATTGTAAATATAAATGAAATAAAAGAGAATTGCAAGACATATATAAAGATACCATTTATAAATTCTCAATCCATATATTTTTAGTGTATATTAGTGATCAAAGTCGTACGTCAAAAAACCATGCAAAAAAATCCGGGTCTTATAGACCGACATTAGTACAACTCATCATTTTCTCGCACCGCTAGTGGGTGACACACACACAAACGCTTGCACGTGCATGCTTTCACAATGGCTAATCTTTTGGTTACTTTACCTTAATTTTTTACCAGCTAGTTTTTCAATCGGCTGAGCCTTAATTCCATTGAGATTATATTAGAGAAGACgtgggaaaataaaataaagagccAATTTTACAAAACCACGAGGGTttcacacaaaaacagcagacatAAATTTTATCGAAAGCCAATTATCGTGATTTTGTAAGTTTGATGTCATTTCTAACAACTTGGGCCCACAAGTTTGAACCTTTGGATGGATTTTTGccaaaatttacaaaaaaaaatgccCCCTTTGTTCCCACTAACTCTACCACATGGCACCTGATTTGTGGATCTGGGTCTTACTAAATTGTGAgattttggttatttgaaacaattTGCCCCAGAAGTTGTGGTTTCGTGATAAAATTTCAGTAGGTTGTGGTTTTGGAAAACTCTAGCCTCAAAAGTTGTGTTTTTGTGTGAAATTTGCTCTAAAATAAAAGCACCATCATGCATGGTGAAAGACTTTTGGCTAGAAATAATATGTCCTCACGCTTTTCAAGAAAGTAGTAATCTGGTGTATACAGTACTATATACAGTATGAATTGGAAGGGTGAAATAATGCATAGTTATCAACCATAGATACAATGTAAAGATACTATCTAGGAAAGAAAGAATTGGGGGAAAGACTAGACGATAAGGGAGTACAAAGGAAAAAAATACCAAAGCCAGTAAGATGGAGCGCCCAGTGCAATTCCTAGAGAGATGGATCGATGAGCTGGCTAGCTGATCTAAGATTGTTTGCTTTGAGAGATGCAAGGGATTGGTACGTATTTATAAGGGCAGATGAGATGCCGACGGTAACATGCATTGAATGCACCAGCCATATTAGATGCTGCTAGTAAGGGTATGTATAACGGGGTGATGTCAGCGTTCTTTTTAAGTTTGTCACGTACTAAGATTTTCTTCTTAACTTTTAGTTCGCGGAGAGAATGAAGGAAGAGAGGTTGTCTTtccttagctaagagatgatctcttatgaaTTAAAAGAAGACTATTTTTCTCATTGTACGACTTATCTTCCCTTAGATACATAATTttctactaaaaataattaattattATTTATTCTAAAGGATTACAATAAGAGATAATCCATTGTACCCATTATATTTATCATTCTCTCTAGAAGACATGAACTACTAAAGCTACCATTGTATATGCCTAATCCTATCGAGGTGCGCACATGGTTAACGTTGAACGTGTATACTCGTTTAATTAATGAAATGACATGCCTAATAATCATGTAGGACTAACACACATGGCATGGCCTGGGCGAAACATTAATTGTAACTACTCCCATGTGGAACCATGGTTAGCAGTGTGTGCAATGCTAAATTTATCACGCTGTACTATGATTTGTACAATATAATCTAAAGGTGTATATGATAccccccatagggggtctcacaCGCGTTTGGATTTTCGGTCGTTCGATCGAGATAACGTGGCACGATCTCAGCCAGCCGTTTAGtccagggcgcgaggccctcCCGAGGATCCacgttttatccatgggtcgcctGAAGGCCCATCTGGCCCGGCGTCTCGCAAATAGGGGAGAGCACGCAACGAAGGGAAACCCTAGCTATTCGAGGCTCGTCCTCCTCTCAGCCCCGCCGTCGCTGTCGCCTCGCGCCCCCAGCCCCGTCGCTAGCTCGCATGCGTTCGCCGGCCGACCTCGGGCAGGGGCCGCCGACGCGGGCAAGGGGCGGCGCGACCGGTCCTCGCAGGGATGGCTTGGGAGGGCAGCGCGGGCGACCTCCACAGGCCATCGAGCGTGCGGGAGGAGGACCGCCGGTGAGGCGCGGGGCGAGCGCGCGGGAAGCGGCGCCGCCGGTAGAGGTCTTCTCTCTCTACCTCGCccgtctaatctcctctctcactctctctttGCAGCCGGCGGCGACGATGTTGAGGTGGTGCTCTCGTCCTCCTCCCCTCCTCTGCCTAACTCAGGATCTGGCAGGGCAGTAGCTAGCGGTGGTGAAATCCAGTGGaggatctcctcctccaccactcccttTTTCACTAGGCAGGGGAGCGGAAGAGGGCAGAGCCACAAGCCGCCAAAGACAGATTCCATGGCGCCACCATCTTCTTCGTCCTCGCATCAGAGATAGAGGGTACTGAGGATAACGGtatcctctccctccctctctctctggaATCCTCGCCTCTCTTTTTTCTCATGCCGCCGGCCTCGCCGATAGGAGGAACATGGGTCGTTACCGCACTGCACAAGATGGTATGGCGGCGTGCCGGCCGACCGCAGGTCCTGCTCGAGTGATTTTTCTCACGGTTGATCTGGGGCATGTGGTGTACTCCATGTCCGCCCACATCGCCGTCAGTCCTTGCATCAAGGAGGAAAGCGTGTGCTTGATCTGGTACATCTCTCTCTTCCACTCTCTCTATCTTTTGGGAGTATCAATCTTTTATAGAGGGAATTTGCTTCTAAGCCTGAA
It includes:
- the LOC124681628 gene encoding bisdemethoxycurcumin synthase-like, which gives rise to MAKANSTLTSTMAEIRRLQRADGPATVLAIGTANPSNCVSQEEYPNYYFRVTKSEHLTDLKQKLKTMCQRTDTEKRFFHHTEELLDAHPHFLDRRQPSLDDRLEIAAAAAPELAASAAAKAIAKWGRPATDITHLILSTSSCAGAPGADLRLASLLGLRPSVIRTMLQLNGCAAGSASLRLAKDIAENNRGARVLVACVELTIVSFRGPEEDYPHTLIGQASFGDGAGAVIIGADASVLYPAERPLFEMVSASQTVVPGTDHVLTMRLTEAGLDGHILRRELVPIAAENVERCLSDAFGQLGVGVEWNDLFWTVHPGLRAILDHIEKALRLEPGKLAASRSVLREYGNMLGATIIFVLDEQRRRMEEDGEGGEWGVMMGFGPGFTIETMVLHATSNLTKN